In one window of Rathayibacter caricis DSM 15933 DNA:
- a CDS encoding alpha/beta fold hydrolase — protein MRLMTRTSGSGPITVGLVHGLGASGATWQPLIDRMLADGRCTVTTVDLRGHGSSDRAASYGLEALADDLVETLPAGLHSIVGHSLGGPVLVRAVERLAPSRAIYLDPGFQLALPTTGIAGRLFWLVPLLSLGVAQALRARRSGAPTPLDPAARSLVEHAQEQFDRRMAIGVFRDVAFHPLAPAAPAVPSTLVLSDESPSVIPDALVGSLEHLGWGVRRLAGLNHDLHLEDPDRTFEALRDLL, from the coding sequence ATGCGGTTGATGACGAGGACGTCCGGCTCGGGCCCGATCACGGTGGGGCTCGTGCACGGGCTCGGCGCGAGCGGAGCGACGTGGCAGCCGCTGATCGACCGGATGCTCGCGGACGGGCGGTGCACGGTGACCACCGTCGACCTGCGCGGGCACGGGAGCAGCGACCGCGCCGCGTCGTACGGGCTCGAGGCGCTGGCCGACGATCTGGTGGAGACCCTCCCCGCCGGCCTCCACAGCATCGTCGGGCACTCCCTTGGCGGACCGGTCCTCGTCCGCGCCGTCGAGCGCCTCGCGCCGTCCCGCGCGATCTACCTCGACCCCGGCTTCCAGCTCGCCCTGCCGACCACGGGGATCGCCGGGCGCCTGTTCTGGCTCGTCCCGCTGCTGAGCCTCGGCGTCGCCCAGGCGCTCCGCGCGCGCCGCAGCGGAGCACCGACTCCGCTCGACCCGGCCGCCCGATCGCTGGTCGAGCACGCCCAGGAGCAGTTCGACCGGAGGATGGCGATCGGAGTGTTCCGCGACGTCGCGTTCCATCCGCTCGCCCCCGCGGCGCCGGCGGTGCCCTCCACCCTCGTCCTGTCGGACGAGTCCCCCTCCGTGATCCCCGACGCACTCGTCGGATCGCTGGAGCACCTCGGCTGGGGCGTCCGCCGGCTCGCCGGCCTGAACCACGACCTGCACCTCGAGGATCCCGACCGCACGTTCGAAGCGCTCCGCGACCTGCTCTGA
- a CDS encoding MerR family transcriptional regulator — MHPSLIPPRQVMIGDAAAFVGTTPRAIRHYHGIGLLPEPERGADGRRRYGYEQMIRLLWIRRMAEAGIALDDIRDAFADAAPADGARAVLERLERSLAAQEEELRRQRAAVRSMRGSGSRAGLLSDLVIRRLESVPEGSLRQSDLDTLLVTERILGPLGAAVQAGRFLALATHPGLREESDRVDAAEEALDDTVAVDDPRVAQVAAERHAFEQVLQAVIAASGQDQDDEALFDEWDAAHPDGVEGGREMSAVEAVGRMPYDFSPARLRCMELVAEMESRLHESTPPG, encoded by the coding sequence ATGCACCCGTCCCTCATCCCTCCCCGCCAGGTCATGATCGGCGACGCGGCCGCGTTCGTCGGCACCACTCCGCGAGCGATCCGGCACTACCACGGGATCGGGCTGCTCCCGGAGCCCGAGCGGGGCGCCGACGGCCGCCGCCGGTACGGCTACGAGCAGATGATCCGGCTGCTGTGGATCCGGCGGATGGCCGAGGCCGGGATCGCGCTCGACGACATCCGCGACGCCTTCGCCGACGCGGCGCCCGCCGACGGAGCTCGAGCCGTGCTGGAACGGCTCGAGCGGAGCCTCGCCGCGCAGGAGGAGGAGCTGCGACGGCAGCGCGCCGCCGTGCGGAGCATGCGCGGCAGCGGCAGCCGGGCGGGACTGCTCTCGGACCTCGTGATCCGCCGTCTCGAGAGCGTGCCCGAGGGCTCACTGCGGCAGTCAGACCTCGACACCCTGCTGGTCACCGAGCGGATCCTCGGCCCGCTCGGCGCCGCCGTCCAGGCCGGCCGGTTCCTCGCCCTGGCCACCCATCCGGGCCTGCGGGAGGAGTCGGACCGCGTCGACGCCGCCGAGGAGGCGCTCGACGACACGGTCGCCGTCGACGATCCCCGCGTGGCGCAGGTCGCCGCCGAGCGGCACGCCTTCGAGCAGGTGCTGCAGGCCGTGATCGCGGCCTCCGGCCAGGATCAGGACGACGAGGCGCTCTTCGACGAGTGGGACGCCGCGCATCCCGACGGCGTCGAGGGCGGAAGAGAGATGAGCGCGGTCGAGGCCGTCGGGAGGATGCCGTACGACTTCTCCCCCGCCCGCCTCCGCTGCATGGAGCTCGTCGCAGAGATGGAGAGCCGGCTCCACGAGAGCACGCCGCCCGGGTGA
- a CDS encoding PfkB family carbohydrate kinase, whose translation MSSSLSAPVLVLGDVLIDEMRDPAGSTDVPGGSALNVAVGLAVLGTPSLLAGMVGDGAAGLLLREHLRAHGVPFLATPAPRGTGRAVSDRTDGEPRYSFSEASRSRTLLPTDALRAAAARAERIVVSGFPFDDAAEVATLEALVPAGARLAIDANPRPGLLRDRGAFAAGLLALSARADLVKVGAEDAELVFGTGLAEATERILAAGASAVLETAGPHGAALVRLAGRVSVPIAGAPGSVVDTMGAGDATFSAVVAGLDGPDADPTAVLARAMAVAAATIRSAGGLLRLPG comes from the coding sequence ATGTCCTCCTCCCTCTCCGCGCCCGTCCTCGTCCTGGGGGACGTCCTGATCGACGAGATGCGGGATCCCGCCGGCTCGACCGACGTCCCGGGCGGCTCCGCCCTCAACGTCGCGGTCGGCCTCGCCGTCCTCGGCACGCCGTCCCTGCTCGCGGGGATGGTCGGCGACGGCGCCGCCGGGCTGCTCCTCCGCGAGCACCTGCGCGCGCACGGCGTCCCCTTCCTCGCCACGCCGGCTCCGCGGGGCACGGGCCGGGCGGTGTCGGACCGGACCGACGGCGAGCCCCGCTACTCCTTCTCGGAGGCGTCGCGCTCGCGCACCCTCCTGCCGACCGACGCGCTGCGCGCGGCCGCCGCCCGCGCCGAGCGGATCGTCGTCAGCGGCTTCCCGTTCGACGACGCGGCCGAGGTGGCGACCCTCGAGGCCCTGGTGCCCGCGGGCGCTCGGCTCGCGATCGACGCGAACCCGCGGCCCGGCCTGCTGCGCGACCGCGGCGCCTTCGCCGCGGGGCTCCTCGCGCTCTCGGCCCGCGCCGACCTGGTGAAGGTGGGAGCGGAGGACGCCGAGCTGGTCTTCGGCACGGGCCTGGCCGAGGCGACCGAGCGGATCCTCGCGGCGGGCGCCTCCGCAGTGCTCGAGACCGCGGGCCCGCACGGTGCCGCGCTCGTGCGGCTGGCGGGGCGCGTCTCGGTGCCGATCGCCGGCGCCCCGGGATCGGTCGTGGACACGATGGGAGCGGGCGACGCGACGTTCTCGGCGGTCGTCGCCGGGCTGGACGGGCCGGATGCGGACCCGACCGCGGTGCTCGCGCGGGCGATGGCGGTCGCCGCGGCGACCATCCGCTCGGCCGGCGGGCTGCTGCGGCTGCCGGGCTGA
- a CDS encoding carbohydrate ABC transporter permease encodes MNGLEATRVGPRAIIWIALALAVVLYGFPFVYMLLTSLKTPLETIAVPPRILPTQWTLDNYVAALSRDGVVASFINSIVTAVLSTAVSLVLAIPAAYAVTRFRTRLGRIFIVGALVMRMVPPIVVGAPMISIFRTLGIADTSLALAIAHTTISLPLSIWLMSSFFEAVPGELEEAAKIDGASRLGALWRVVIPVTAGGVAVTAIFAFLASWNEFLFALLLTAVRAQTTPIVIANFQTQFGLDWGAMTALAVLYSLPVILLTLVLQRHIVAGLTLGAVKG; translated from the coding sequence GTGAACGGACTCGAAGCCACCCGCGTCGGCCCCCGCGCGATCATCTGGATCGCGCTCGCCCTCGCCGTCGTCCTCTACGGATTCCCGTTCGTCTACATGCTGCTGACGTCGCTCAAGACGCCGCTCGAGACGATCGCGGTCCCCCCGCGGATCCTGCCCACGCAGTGGACGCTCGACAACTACGTGGCGGCGCTCAGCCGCGACGGAGTCGTCGCCTCGTTCATCAACAGCATCGTGACCGCGGTCCTCAGCACCGCCGTCTCGCTCGTGCTGGCGATCCCCGCGGCCTACGCGGTGACCCGCTTCCGCACGCGGCTCGGGCGCATCTTCATCGTCGGCGCGCTCGTGATGCGGATGGTGCCGCCGATCGTCGTCGGCGCCCCGATGATCTCGATCTTCCGCACTCTCGGCATCGCCGACACCTCGCTCGCCCTGGCGATCGCGCACACCACGATCTCGCTCCCCCTCTCGATCTGGCTCATGTCGAGCTTCTTCGAGGCGGTCCCCGGCGAGCTCGAGGAGGCGGCGAAGATCGACGGAGCGTCGCGGCTCGGCGCCCTGTGGCGCGTCGTGATCCCCGTGACGGCGGGCGGAGTCGCGGTCACCGCGATCTTCGCGTTCCTCGCCTCGTGGAACGAGTTCCTCTTCGCGCTGCTGCTCACCGCGGTGCGCGCGCAGACGACTCCGATCGTCATCGCGAACTTCCAGACGCAGTTCGGGCTCGACTGGGGCGCGATGACGGCGCTGGCCGTCCTCTACTCCCTCCCCGTGATCCTGCTCACGCTCGTGCTGCAGCGGCACATCGTCGCCGGGCTCACGCTGGGCGCGGTCAAGGGATGA
- a CDS encoding carbohydrate ABC transporter permease: MVPAALFLAAFVGWPLLQFVGDSFFEIDPIAGSREFVGLGNYATAFGSPDFLNASWRTLVYTIVVVTLEFVLGLGVALLFTALGDASRVFRTIFLYPLMIAPIVAGLLWRFLLIDNFGIVNEVLSRVGILSSPGQIAWLSDPSIALFSVAIPDIWLTTSFVTLVLFAGLQNIPGDVIEAARLDGARYPAILFRIVIPLLRPVIAVALILRGIDAARAFDVILIQTNGGPQQSTETMSLLIYRTMIRFGDPGLASAMGTVYLVVMLTVALVAILTIWRPGGESTS, translated from the coding sequence ATGGTGCCGGCGGCCCTGTTCCTCGCCGCCTTCGTCGGCTGGCCGCTGCTGCAGTTCGTCGGCGACTCCTTCTTCGAGATCGACCCGATCGCCGGCAGCCGCGAGTTCGTCGGCCTCGGCAACTACGCGACCGCCTTCGGCTCGCCCGACTTCCTCAACGCCTCGTGGCGCACCCTCGTCTACACGATCGTGGTCGTGACGCTCGAGTTCGTGCTGGGCCTCGGAGTCGCGCTGCTGTTCACCGCGCTGGGCGACGCCTCGCGGGTCTTCCGCACGATCTTCCTGTACCCGCTGATGATCGCTCCGATCGTCGCCGGACTGCTCTGGCGCTTCCTCCTGATCGACAACTTCGGCATCGTCAACGAGGTCCTGAGCCGCGTCGGCATCCTGTCCTCGCCCGGTCAGATCGCCTGGCTGAGCGACCCGTCGATCGCCCTGTTCTCGGTCGCGATCCCCGACATCTGGCTGACCACCTCGTTCGTCACGCTGGTGCTGTTCGCGGGCCTGCAGAACATCCCCGGCGACGTGATCGAGGCCGCGCGCCTGGACGGCGCCCGCTACCCGGCGATCCTCTTCCGCATCGTCATCCCGCTGCTGCGGCCGGTGATCGCGGTCGCGCTGATCCTGCGCGGGATCGACGCCGCCCGGGCGTTCGACGTCATCCTCATCCAGACCAACGGCGGACCGCAGCAGAGCACCGAGACGATGTCGCTGCTGATCTACCGCACCATGATCCGGTTCGGCGATCCGGGACTCGCGAGCGCGATGGGCACGGTGTACCTCGTCGTCATGCTGACCGTCGCCCTCGTCGCGATCCTCACGATCTGGCGACCCGGAGGAGAGAGCACCTCGTGA
- a CDS encoding ABC transporter substrate-binding protein: MSLRRPSPRPARRLLVVGAVALTATTVLAGCGAGGGTGASGDADTVTVLVEAGGHGELQPIADQYTEETGTSIEFVELPYDGLYNRLNSEFSSGSVSFDVAALDAIWLPAFAGAVTPLDDLYTDEVTSDLFPSLVSEATVDGSKVGMPAWTNSEILYYRKDLFEDEAQKTAFKAEYGYDLVPPTTWEQYTDAAEFFTQDTDGDGTPDLYGTDVKGAVETEWLATLSQTGETTMVTDTDGAVSLGDESSKEALDFYTSLLPYAPPGAAQLDWAGAQNLFNQGKTAMMRFWAHAYRQIPADAAVAGNVGVAPMIGGEAGPAGVPGAWYLSVAKASEKQEKALEFVQYAFDNNELSADTSLGLASRISVLEKYSTVEGYENYGPLLETLQAPATLPRPAVAEWQQIVDTVLVPMLQKAVEPGADNQALLDDATQQVESLVAE, translated from the coding sequence ATGTCGCTTCGCAGACCTTCCCCCCGACCCGCCCGCCGCCTCCTCGTGGTCGGCGCGGTCGCCCTGACCGCCACCACCGTCCTCGCCGGCTGCGGCGCCGGCGGCGGCACCGGCGCGTCCGGCGACGCCGACACCGTGACCGTCCTCGTCGAGGCCGGCGGCCACGGCGAGCTGCAGCCCATCGCCGACCAGTACACCGAGGAGACCGGCACCTCGATCGAGTTCGTCGAGCTCCCCTACGACGGCCTCTACAACCGTCTCAACAGCGAGTTCTCCTCGGGCAGCGTCTCGTTCGACGTCGCCGCGCTCGACGCGATCTGGCTGCCCGCGTTCGCCGGCGCCGTCACTCCGCTCGACGACCTCTACACCGACGAGGTCACGTCCGACCTGTTCCCCTCGCTCGTCTCCGAGGCGACCGTCGACGGCAGCAAGGTCGGCATGCCGGCCTGGACCAACTCCGAGATCCTCTACTACCGCAAGGACCTCTTCGAGGACGAGGCGCAGAAGACGGCCTTCAAGGCCGAGTACGGCTACGACCTCGTGCCGCCCACCACCTGGGAGCAGTACACCGACGCCGCCGAGTTCTTCACGCAGGACACCGACGGCGACGGCACGCCCGACCTCTACGGCACCGACGTCAAGGGCGCGGTCGAGACGGAGTGGCTCGCCACCCTGTCGCAGACCGGCGAGACCACCATGGTCACCGACACCGACGGCGCCGTCTCGCTGGGCGACGAGAGCAGCAAGGAGGCGCTCGACTTCTACACGAGCCTCCTCCCCTACGCCCCTCCCGGAGCCGCTCAGCTCGACTGGGCCGGCGCGCAGAACCTGTTCAACCAGGGCAAGACCGCGATGATGCGCTTCTGGGCGCACGCCTACCGCCAGATCCCGGCCGACGCGGCCGTCGCCGGCAACGTGGGCGTCGCTCCGATGATCGGCGGCGAGGCCGGCCCCGCGGGCGTCCCCGGCGCCTGGTACCTCTCGGTCGCGAAGGCGAGCGAGAAGCAGGAGAAGGCGCTCGAGTTCGTGCAGTACGCCTTCGACAACAACGAGCTCAGCGCCGACACGAGCCTGGGCCTCGCCTCGCGCATCTCGGTGCTCGAGAAGTACTCCACCGTCGAGGGCTACGAGAACTACGGCCCCCTGCTCGAGACGCTCCAGGCGCCCGCCACGCTCCCCCGCCCCGCGGTCGCCGAGTGGCAGCAGATCGTCGACACCGTGCTCGTGCCGATGCTGCAGAAGGCCGTCGAGCCCGGAGCCGACAACCAGGCCCTGCTCGACGACGCGACGCAGCAGGTCGAGTCGCTGGTGGCCGAGTGA
- a CDS encoding FMN-dependent NADH-azoreductase, which yields MSLFRLDASIRVEGSTSRALGDIVENEWRAAHPDAAIIRRHLGSDPLPSTSWSDAVAGSMTPPDARSSAQNEAAALAAALTDELEGADALLFAVPLYNFGVSQHFKTYVDLVLTDPRMAPGRTPSIAGKPAVLVTVQGGNYAAGTPREGWDHATGWMRRILEDVWELDLEVVTREFTLVGVNPSLDRFTDIADELRALAEERAGHHGRTLAARRAA from the coding sequence ATGTCCCTGTTCCGTCTGGACGCCAGCATCCGCGTCGAGGGATCGACGAGCCGCGCTCTCGGCGACATCGTCGAGAACGAATGGCGAGCCGCGCACCCCGATGCCGCGATCATCCGTCGCCACCTCGGCTCCGACCCCCTCCCGTCGACCTCGTGGTCGGACGCGGTGGCGGGATCGATGACACCTCCCGACGCCCGCAGCTCCGCGCAGAACGAGGCTGCAGCCCTGGCAGCCGCGCTGACCGACGAGCTCGAGGGCGCCGATGCGCTCCTCTTCGCAGTGCCGCTCTACAACTTCGGCGTCTCGCAGCACTTCAAGACGTACGTCGACCTCGTGCTCACCGACCCGCGCATGGCTCCCGGGCGGACGCCCTCGATCGCCGGCAAGCCCGCCGTGCTCGTCACCGTGCAGGGCGGCAACTACGCCGCCGGGACTCCCCGCGAGGGCTGGGATCACGCGACCGGGTGGATGCGCCGGATCCTCGAGGACGTCTGGGAGCTCGACCTCGAGGTCGTCACCCGCGAGTTCACCCTCGTCGGAGTCAACCCGAGCCTGGACCGGTTCACGGACATCGCGGACGAGCTCAGAGCCCTCGCCGAGGAGCGCGCCGGGCACCACGGTCGCACTCTCGCGGCACGACGGGCCGCCTGA
- a CDS encoding winged helix-turn-helix transcriptional regulator, translated as MSRDDRGRALQERLSESMPSMHQLCSGESPELFRSLMSRIGDKWTLLVIGVLGNDRLRFTEIADTIPGISRRMLTVTLRALERDGLLSRTVYAQVPPRVEYEVTDLGRSLQSVAFAVGDWVGDHQQTIVENRRSFDAAADPADPGRQADEPISGAQAH; from the coding sequence ATGTCCCGCGATGATCGAGGCCGGGCTCTCCAGGAACGCCTCAGCGAGTCCATGCCCTCGATGCACCAGCTCTGCTCTGGCGAGTCGCCGGAGCTGTTCCGATCGCTGATGTCGCGCATCGGCGACAAGTGGACCCTCCTGGTCATCGGCGTCCTCGGGAACGATCGCCTGCGCTTCACCGAGATCGCCGACACGATCCCGGGCATCTCCCGCCGGATGCTCACGGTCACTCTGCGCGCCCTCGAGCGCGACGGACTCCTCTCGCGCACCGTGTACGCGCAGGTTCCGCCCCGTGTCGAGTACGAGGTCACCGACCTCGGACGCTCCCTGCAGAGCGTCGCCTTCGCCGTCGGCGACTGGGTCGGGGACCATCAGCAGACGATCGTCGAGAACAGACGCAGCTTCGATGCCGCCGCCGACCCCGCCGACCCTGGGCGGCAGGCAGACGAGCCGATCTCCGGGGCGCAGGCGCACTGA
- a CDS encoding LacI family DNA-binding transcriptional regulator, whose translation MTPKAVGIRDVAREAGVSVTTVSHILNDVESARASDETRERVRATAARLGYGANRIARSLRRQRTEMIGLISEEIATTPHAGRIILGAQEAAQAHGLTLVVINTMRDSGDLGAPIRTLMDNQVDGILFATMFHREVSLPESLHAIPSVLIDARDTEGRIPSAVPDELGGARAAVTELVRAGHRRIGFLTNRDDVPATRLRLQAYREVLAEAGLEVDESLIVEEVSESPGGYRAGTRLLSRPDRPTALFCYNDRMAMGAYRAAAELHLEIPRDLSVVGFDNQEIIAEGLHPPLTTVALPHYEMGAWAVDTLVRLIGGSGEELLLASHPVLLPCPLVPRDSVQAPAL comes from the coding sequence GTGACCCCTAAGGCAGTCGGCATCCGCGACGTCGCTCGCGAGGCGGGCGTCTCCGTGACGACCGTCTCCCACATCCTCAACGACGTGGAGTCGGCGCGCGCGAGCGACGAGACGCGCGAGCGGGTCCGCGCCACCGCGGCCAGGCTCGGCTACGGCGCCAACCGCATCGCGCGCAGCCTCCGCCGGCAGCGGACCGAGATGATCGGCCTGATCAGCGAGGAGATCGCGACCACTCCGCACGCCGGTCGCATCATCCTCGGCGCCCAGGAGGCCGCTCAGGCGCACGGGCTCACGCTCGTCGTGATCAACACGATGCGCGACTCCGGCGACCTCGGCGCCCCCATCCGGACCCTGATGGACAACCAGGTCGACGGCATCCTCTTCGCCACGATGTTCCACCGCGAGGTCTCGCTGCCGGAGTCGCTGCACGCGATCCCGTCGGTGCTGATCGACGCGCGCGACACCGAGGGCCGGATCCCGTCGGCGGTGCCCGACGAGCTCGGCGGGGCGCGCGCGGCGGTCACCGAGCTCGTGCGCGCCGGGCACCGCCGGATCGGGTTCCTCACGAACCGCGACGACGTGCCCGCGACCCGGCTCCGCCTCCAGGCGTACCGCGAGGTGCTCGCCGAGGCGGGCCTCGAGGTCGACGAGTCGCTGATCGTCGAGGAGGTCTCGGAGAGCCCCGGCGGCTACCGCGCCGGCACCCGGCTCCTCTCGCGCCCCGACCGGCCCACCGCCCTCTTCTGCTACAACGACCGCATGGCGATGGGCGCCTACCGCGCGGCCGCCGAGCTGCACCTCGAGATCCCGCGCGATCTCTCCGTCGTCGGGTTCGACAACCAGGAGATCATCGCCGAGGGCCTCCACCCGCCGCTCACCACCGTCGCCCTGCCGCACTACGAGATGGGCGCCTGGGCGGTCGACACGCTCGTCCGGCTCATCGGCGGATCGGGCGAGGAGCTCCTCCTCGCCTCCCACCCGGTGCTGCTGCCCTGCCCGCTGGTGCCTCGCGACTCCGTGCAGGCGCCCGCTCTCTGA
- a CDS encoding alpha/beta hydrolase family protein — translation MSDPDRIPSALSRRSLVSGTVLGLGAALTFATPASAAPNYSKVPKLPGEIGRSDTVTSRFGKKKYEVIDVVISGDRTRLFVPHATPPSLTRGAGFLWYYHANGSSYAALSGAFQYTADQVVDQGMVCICPNYGGSVWTSETALQAQRNATAYVQKLWKVSVSFLRSNSGGGALLCYAYGKRMVPNIRGAYHASGVYDMEDVLLRRPESVLPAYGNDPAAVKATNPIYLPQSVWAKTRLRISGSPEDQVVPYEKHSARLYRRALPVAKEVSLLSHSGAGGQYGHVVPSQTNKDMLVTFQRWMTEGPA, via the coding sequence ATGTCCGATCCTGACCGGATCCCCTCTGCGCTCTCGCGGCGCTCGCTCGTCAGCGGCACCGTCCTGGGCCTCGGCGCGGCACTGACTTTCGCCACGCCCGCCTCCGCGGCGCCGAACTACAGCAAGGTGCCCAAGCTCCCGGGAGAGATCGGGCGGAGCGACACCGTCACGTCCCGCTTCGGCAAGAAGAAGTACGAGGTCATCGACGTCGTGATCTCGGGCGACCGCACGCGCCTCTTCGTCCCGCACGCGACACCGCCCAGCCTGACCCGCGGCGCCGGCTTCCTCTGGTACTACCACGCGAACGGGAGCAGCTACGCGGCCCTGTCCGGCGCGTTCCAGTACACCGCCGACCAGGTCGTGGACCAGGGCATGGTCTGCATCTGCCCGAACTACGGCGGCAGCGTCTGGACCAGCGAGACGGCCCTGCAGGCGCAGCGGAACGCGACCGCCTACGTCCAGAAGCTCTGGAAGGTGTCCGTCTCGTTCCTCCGCTCGAACTCGGGAGGCGGCGCGCTGCTCTGCTACGCGTACGGCAAGCGGATGGTCCCCAACATCCGCGGGGCGTACCACGCCAGCGGCGTCTACGACATGGAGGACGTCCTCCTCCGCCGTCCCGAGAGCGTGCTGCCTGCCTACGGCAACGACCCGGCCGCGGTGAAGGCGACCAACCCGATCTACCTGCCGCAGTCGGTCTGGGCGAAGACGCGCCTGCGCATCAGCGGCTCGCCCGAGGACCAGGTCGTCCCCTACGAGAAGCACTCGGCCCGCCTCTACCGCCGCGCGCTGCCGGTCGCCAAGGAGGTGTCGCTCCTGTCGCACTCGGGCGCGGGCGGCCAGTACGGCCACGTGGTGCCGTCGCAGACCAACAAGGACATGCTCGTGACGTTCCAGCGCTGGATGACCGAGGGCCCGGCCTGA
- a CDS encoding glycoside hydrolase family 32 protein, with translation MTSTSPLGLERADALRPRIHFTAESGWINDPHGLTFHDGRYHLFHQYVPGSTVWAPNCHWGHAVATDLLHWEHRPVALAPGDGDGGIWTGSLVVAEDGARILYTSTVEADYALGRVRVARPVDESWDEWEKGDVLIEPPADPDVVVFRDPFVLREGDGWRMFVGAGTAAGEALAITYTSSDLDSWQHDGVAARRSSAEREPVWTGALWECPQVVEVDGRHVLISSVWDDDVLHYAAYGIGDYADGRFEARDWGRLSFGDSYYAPSFFRDEDGRPCLMFWMRGVADAEAGWSSALSLPHVLAIRDERLVLLPHPAWAGGRSVEAEGPLDGPVRLDWTPEAPGDRLEIAPSSALMWSGSELVLERAGSEPWTAPHAGGPVAVAVDGPVLEAVTTAGVLGGPIEPATGVRVLGGRVEARPID, from the coding sequence ATGACCAGCACCTCCCCCCTCGGCCTCGAGCGCGCCGACGCCCTCCGCCCGCGGATCCACTTCACCGCCGAGTCCGGCTGGATCAACGATCCGCACGGCCTGACCTTCCACGACGGCCGCTACCACCTCTTCCACCAGTACGTCCCGGGCAGCACGGTCTGGGCTCCGAACTGCCACTGGGGCCACGCGGTCGCGACCGACCTCCTGCACTGGGAGCACCGCCCTGTCGCCCTCGCCCCCGGTGACGGAGACGGCGGCATCTGGACGGGCAGCCTCGTCGTGGCCGAGGACGGAGCGCGGATCCTCTACACCTCGACCGTCGAGGCGGACTACGCGCTCGGCCGGGTCCGCGTCGCCCGGCCGGTCGACGAGAGCTGGGACGAGTGGGAGAAGGGCGACGTGCTCATCGAGCCGCCCGCCGACCCGGACGTGGTGGTGTTCCGCGACCCCTTCGTGCTCCGCGAGGGCGACGGCTGGCGCATGTTCGTCGGCGCGGGCACCGCGGCGGGCGAGGCGCTGGCGATCACCTACACGTCGAGCGACCTCGACTCGTGGCAGCACGACGGAGTCGCCGCGCGCCGCTCCTCCGCCGAGCGCGAGCCCGTGTGGACGGGCGCGCTCTGGGAGTGCCCGCAGGTGGTCGAGGTCGACGGCCGGCACGTGCTGATCAGCTCCGTCTGGGACGACGACGTCCTCCACTACGCGGCCTACGGCATCGGCGACTACGCCGACGGACGCTTCGAGGCGCGCGACTGGGGGCGGCTCAGCTTCGGCGACTCCTACTACGCCCCCTCGTTCTTCCGCGACGAGGACGGGCGGCCGTGCCTGATGTTCTGGATGCGCGGTGTCGCCGATGCCGAGGCCGGCTGGAGCAGCGCGCTGAGCCTGCCGCACGTGCTCGCGATCCGCGACGAGCGCCTCGTGCTCCTGCCGCACCCGGCGTGGGCGGGAGGTCGGTCCGTCGAGGCGGAGGGGCCGCTCGACGGCCCCGTGCGCCTGGACTGGACGCCGGAGGCCCCGGGCGACCGCCTCGAGATCGCCCCGTCGTCCGCGCTCATGTGGAGCGGCTCCGAGCTCGTGCTCGAGCGGGCCGGCTCGGAGCCGTGGACGGCACCGCACGCGGGCGGGCCTGTCGCGGTGGCCGTGGACGGACCGGTGCTGGAGGCCGTGACGACCGCCGGAGTGCTGGGCGGGCCGATCGAGCCGGCCACCGGCGTCCGCGTGCTCGGCGGCCGGGTCGAGGCGCGCCCGATCGACTGA